In Synechococcus sp. CB0101, a genomic segment contains:
- a CDS encoding LysM peptidoglycan-binding domain-containing protein, with translation MRRRSAAALALALLLPLPGLAGEVVVKPGETLSEIAERYGTSVQRLMQLNNLRSPQDLWAGSRIQVPGAGGTTSRGGGSGNYTVKPGETLSEIAERYGTSVQRLMQLNGLHSPQDLWAGSRIQVPGAAGASSGGGTRTTTVKANYTVKPGETLSELAERYGTSVQRLMEMNNLRSAQDLWAGSRIQVPVTRTAAAPKPAVNKNATQHKVQSGESLSVIANRYGVSLQNLIAINGISDPNQVVVGQTIKLRGTPKPAPKPAMKPVAAKPKPAPKPAPVAAKPAAQPTPKPAVAAQPAATPVASKPEPKPAVATAAPAAATTVAAKPETKPEPKPEPKPAAKPAATPVAAKPAAKPAATAAKPAKPGKPSAPDWRNYGPLQVDWANWQPMGGSYVAPSLNSDGQPLYLAINCNAKRLNATGQSGSWKTWDAPQSDFEHKLINDLCTAKGG, from the coding sequence ATGCGCCGCCGCTCCGCTGCTGCACTCGCCCTGGCCCTGTTGCTGCCCCTGCCGGGCCTAGCCGGAGAGGTCGTGGTGAAGCCGGGCGAGACCCTCTCGGAGATCGCCGAGCGCTACGGCACCAGTGTGCAGCGCCTGATGCAGCTCAACAACCTGCGCAGCCCGCAGGATCTCTGGGCCGGCAGCCGCATCCAGGTGCCCGGCGCCGGCGGCACCACCAGCCGCGGGGGCGGAAGCGGCAACTACACCGTGAAACCGGGCGAAACCCTCTCCGAAATCGCGGAGCGCTACGGCACCAGCGTGCAGCGCCTGATGCAGCTCAATGGCCTGCACAGTCCGCAGGATCTCTGGGCCGGCAGCCGCATCCAGGTGCCGGGTGCCGCAGGCGCCAGCAGCGGTGGGGGAACACGCACCACCACGGTGAAGGCCAACTACACCGTGAAACCTGGCGAAACCCTGTCCGAGCTGGCGGAGCGCTATGGCACCAGCGTGCAGCGCCTGATGGAGATGAACAACCTGCGCAGCGCCCAGGACCTCTGGGCCGGCAGCCGCATCCAGGTGCCCGTCACCCGCACCGCAGCCGCACCGAAGCCGGCCGTGAACAAAAACGCCACCCAGCACAAGGTGCAGAGCGGCGAAAGCCTCTCCGTGATCGCCAATCGCTACGGCGTATCACTGCAGAACCTGATCGCCATCAACGGCATCAGCGACCCCAACCAAGTGGTGGTGGGCCAAACCATCAAGCTGCGCGGCACCCCGAAACCCGCCCCCAAGCCGGCAATGAAACCCGTGGCGGCCAAGCCCAAGCCGGCACCCAAGCCCGCCCCAGTGGCGGCTAAACCGGCAGCCCAACCCACCCCGAAACCTGCCGTCGCCGCCCAGCCGGCAGCAACGCCTGTGGCCAGCAAGCCCGAGCCGAAGCCCGCTGTCGCCACGGCAGCACCAGCCGCCGCCACCACCGTTGCAGCCAAGCCTGAAACGAAACCAGAGCCCAAGCCGGAACCGAAGCCCGCGGCGAAACCCGCCGCCACTCCGGTGGCTGCGAAGCCAGCTGCCAAGCCTGCGGCCACCGCTGCAAAACCCGCCAAGCCAGGTAAGCCCTCGGCCCCAGATTGGCGCAATTACGGCCCCCTGCAGGTGGACTGGGCCAATTGGCAGCCGATGGGTGGCAGCTACGTGGCCCCGAGCCTGAACAGCGATGGCCAGCCCCTCTACCTGGCGATCAATTGCAACGCCAAGCGGCTCAATGCCACGGGGCAATCGGGCAGCTGGAAAACCTGGGATGCGCCCCAGAGCGATTTCGAGCACAAGCTGATTAACGACCTCTGCACCGCCAAGGGGGGCTGA
- a CDS encoding aldehyde dehydrogenase family protein, which yields MLLSTPIAAMRQPVSDGATRPRSWRLEQLDRLERAIAERRDAVLKALASDLGKPPVEAYFELVAVQQEIQLVRSRLRRWMAPRAVGLPVFLQPGRAEVIREPLGCVLVIGPWNYPFLLSLQPLVSALAAGNTVVLKPSEHAPATSALIADLIDAAFPTTTVQVVQGDGPVAQALLQERFDHIFFTGGERVGRLVMEAAARHLTPVTLELGGKSPAVVLRDADLEVSARRLVWGKCLNAGQTCIAPDYLLVDEAVETPLIERLGERISQCFGDDPLASADLGCLVNQAQFERLHALLEGARSRGQVLFGGQSDASRRRIAPTLIQVDNLDDPLMHEELFGPLLPVLRVNDLNEAIERINQRPKPLALYLFSKQRDAQQQILERTSSGGVCFNDVVMHVSVPDLPFGGVGNSGMGNYHGEAGFRTFSHERSVLRRPFRLDVPFRYPPYAGKLPLVRRLLG from the coding sequence ATGCTGCTTTCCACCCCCATTGCCGCCATGCGGCAGCCCGTGAGCGACGGTGCCACTCGCCCGCGCAGCTGGCGCCTCGAACAACTCGATCGCCTCGAGCGCGCCATCGCCGAGCGACGCGATGCGGTGCTCAAAGCCCTGGCGAGCGATCTCGGCAAACCACCGGTGGAGGCCTACTTCGAGCTGGTGGCCGTGCAGCAGGAAATCCAGCTGGTGCGCAGCCGTTTGCGCCGCTGGATGGCGCCTCGGGCTGTGGGTCTGCCGGTGTTCTTGCAACCCGGCCGCGCCGAAGTCATCCGGGAACCCCTGGGCTGCGTGCTGGTGATCGGCCCCTGGAACTACCCCTTCCTGCTGAGCCTGCAACCGCTGGTGAGCGCCCTGGCAGCGGGCAACACCGTGGTGCTCAAACCGTCTGAACACGCTCCGGCCACCAGCGCGTTGATCGCCGATCTGATCGACGCCGCGTTTCCCACCACCACGGTGCAGGTGGTACAGGGGGATGGTCCGGTGGCTCAGGCCCTGCTGCAGGAGCGCTTCGATCACATCTTTTTCACCGGCGGCGAACGGGTGGGCCGGCTGGTGATGGAAGCCGCGGCGCGCCATCTCACCCCGGTGACGCTGGAGCTGGGGGGAAAAAGCCCGGCGGTGGTGCTGCGGGATGCCGATCTGGAGGTGAGCGCCCGGCGGCTGGTGTGGGGCAAATGCCTCAACGCCGGCCAAACCTGCATCGCCCCTGACTATCTGCTGGTGGATGAGGCGGTGGAAACCCCCTTGATCGAGCGACTCGGCGAGCGCATCAGCCAGTGCTTCGGCGACGATCCCCTGGCCTCAGCCGATCTGGGCTGCCTGGTGAATCAGGCCCAATTCGAGCGGCTGCATGCCCTGCTGGAGGGGGCCCGCAGCCGCGGCCAGGTGCTCTTCGGCGGCCAGAGCGACGCCAGCCGCCGGCGCATCGCGCCCACCTTGATCCAGGTGGACAACCTGGACGACCCCTTGATGCACGAAGAGCTGTTCGGCCCCCTGCTGCCGGTACTGCGCGTGAACGACCTCAACGAAGCGATCGAACGGATCAATCAGCGTCCCAAACCCCTGGCGCTCTACTTATTCAGCAAGCAACGCGACGCCCAGCAGCAGATCCTGGAGCGCACCAGCTCCGGCGGCGTCTGTTTCAACGATGTGGTGATGCACGTGAGTGTGCCCGACCTGCCTTTTGGCGGCGTGGGCAACAGCGGCATGGGGAACTACCACGGCGAGGCCGGATTCCGCACCTTCTCGCACGAACGCAGCGTGCTGCGCCGCCCCTTCCGGCTGGATGTCCCCTTCCGCTACCCGCCTTACGCGGGCAAGCTGCCCCTGGTGCGTCGACTGCTGGGCTAA